Part of the Paenibacillus sp. FSL R7-0273 genome is shown below.
GGCAGCTGGAGCAGCGCAGGAAGGAGCAGGTCCTTCATCGCTCAAGGGAGCGCGCTGTTAAGGAGGAGATTGCAAACCTTTCACATGATTTACGGACCCCGCTAACCTCACTGCAGGGCTATGCCCATCTGCTGAGGGATCCTGCTGTACCGGCGGCGGAGCGGGAGGAGTATCTGGCGATTATCCTGCGCAAGCTGGACGTAATGAATAATATTGTGGAATCCTTCTATGAATTGTCGAGTATAGATTCCGGAGATTATCCTTTGGATAGGCAGCCGCAATATCTGTACAGCCTGCTCACAGAAGTGATTCTGGCGTTCCACACAGATCTTGTGCGGAAGAACATTGAAGTTCAGCTCAATCTGGAGGAGTCGGTGAGGATGATTCCGCTGGATGAAAAAGCAATGATCCGCATCTTTTCCAATGTGCTGCAGAACGTGCTGCGCTACGGTAAAAGCCGGCTCGCAATCTCTCTGTTTACAGAAGCAGATAAGGTGAAAATGGTGTTCGCGAACGATACGGAGCATATCCGCAGGCAGGATCTGCCCCGGCTGTTCGAACGGACCTACACCACTGATCCTTCACGCTCAAGCGGCCAGCTCGGACTGGGCCTTGCGATTGTGAAGCAGCTGGTGGAGAAGCAGGGAGGCAGCCTTGAGGCCGAACTTAACCATGGAGAGTTTCAGCTGATTCTTACATTTGGGGAATAATAGAAGGGAGCCGCAGCTGCGGCTCCCTTTACTGTCCTCAGATGCAGGACCAGTGTTTATTTTAGCGTAACATCCAGCGAACTGATTTTACCCTTACGAATCCTGAAGTCATGTCTGAACAGCTGCGGGGCGGGCACCCGGTTCCGGTTAAATTCGCCCTCCATCTCTGCAGTTACAGCGATCCTGTCTCCGGACTCCTCGATTTCATTAATGGTGAAGCGGACCTTGGCGGAGAACAGCTCTGCTTCGCCCCAGGCCTGGATGGCCTCTTTGCCCTGAATCTGCTTTCCGTTATCCCTGACTACGGCTTCTTCAGCGAACAAATCGATAAAAGCCTCCGGCTGATATTGGTTGATCGTATTGTAATATTCCTGTACTTCACTCGGCATAGTGACATGCTGGTTCATGGGATCTGCCTCCTGTAAGTAAATTTACCGGACGGGCGGACCCGTCCTTACAGGTACTTAACCGTATCGGGGAAGCGGTAAGCAGCTTTCTTACGGATGCAGCTGTCCCACACCCGCGATCTGCACCGCCTCTTTACGGAACTCCGAAGGCGAGCAGTTCATTGCTTTGCGGAACACTTTAATGAAATAGCTTACGTTATCAAAGCCGACCTCCAGTGCGATGTCGGAGATTTTACGTTCAGTCTGCTGCAGCAGGGAAGCCGCCTGGCGGATGCGGTAGGAGTTAATATAATCCACCGGCGTTTTACGGGTCATGGCCTTGAAGAAACGGCAGAACTGGCCTTCGCTCATCGGAATCAGCCCCGACAGGTCACTGGTGCGGATGGGCTCCTTATAGTTCTCCTGAATATACAGGATAACCTTTTTAAGCCGGTTAACCTTGGCGTTATCCGCACCCGGCGACAGGCTATGGTTCACGGAACGGTCCGGTGCGGCAATCTGTGACAGCATAATCAGCAGGGTTCCTTTCATAAAGGCCTCAAATCCGGGCATTTTATTAGCATATGCGTCCATCATCCGCTCCAGCTGCAGCAGGAGCTCCTGCTGCCAGGGGATAGCCGGTGTAATATGGCGGGGAAAGCTCTGGCGCTTCTCCTGAAGCGGCAGAATAACCGTCTGCTGAATCGTATCGTACTGGGCACTGGCCAGCAGATCCGGATGAAATACCAGCGCGCAGAAGCGGCAAGGGCCTTCCTTCAGGACATGGGCGGCATGAATATCCCCTGACTCGATGAACACAGCTTCGCCCGCGCGGAGCGGGGAATAATCGGTATCCACCTGGAACAGGATTTCCCCCTCAAGCAGCATAAAAAACTCTGCCTCCTCATGCCAGTGGGTATCAAGAATGTGGGTTCCGGCCGGAAGCTCGATCCAGTAGGCGGCCAGCGGAAACATGACATCGCCGTGTGCGCGGTCTTCTTTTAGCAATCGCTCTGATGTGCGGTCCATTATTATGCCTCCTTGGCAGGTAAACATCAAAATAGTGTTATAAATAAGCTATATTATAGTAGTTTTGTTGTTTTGTTATCGTTATAATGCAACTATAAACACCAAATTGAAGGGTGGCAAGCACACACATGAAATTTACAGACGGCCTTTGGCTGGTTCGCGAAGGAATCAATATCAACGGCGCAGTACAGAACTATGTAGTGGAAAAGACTGCTGAGGGTCTGACTGCAATTACACAAACAACTCCAATCACAGGACGTGCAGCAACACTGAACTCCACGCTCCTTACTGTTAAATTCCATTCCCCGCTTCCAGGCGTGGTAGGCGTGAAGATCATTCACAATGACGGCGTTATTGACCGCGGACCGGCTTTTGAGCTGACCAAGGG
Proteins encoded:
- a CDS encoding AraC family transcriptional regulator translates to MDRTSERLLKEDRAHGDVMFPLAAYWIELPAGTHILDTHWHEEAEFFMLLEGEILFQVDTDYSPLRAGEAVFIESGDIHAAHVLKEGPCRFCALVFHPDLLASAQYDTIQQTVILPLQEKRQSFPRHITPAIPWQQELLLQLERMMDAYANKMPGFEAFMKGTLLIMLSQIAAPDRSVNHSLSPGADNAKVNRLKKVILYIQENYKEPIRTSDLSGLIPMSEGQFCRFFKAMTRKTPVDYINSYRIRQAASLLQQTERKISDIALEVGFDNVSYFIKVFRKAMNCSPSEFRKEAVQIAGVGQLHP
- a CDS encoding sensor histidine kinase; protein product: MHPAIAILLALAAVFLLIAYLLQRHSIIQVRRQLADADSPSVHHLHLKLPLPGREMEQLVAAVNGQLEQRRKEQVLHRSRERAVKEEIANLSHDLRTPLTSLQGYAHLLRDPAVPAAEREEYLAIILRKLDVMNNIVESFYELSSIDSGDYPLDRQPQYLYSLLTEVILAFHTDLVRKNIEVQLNLEESVRMIPLDEKAMIRIFSNVLQNVLRYGKSRLAISLFTEADKVKMVFANDTEHIRRQDLPRLFERTYTTDPSRSSGQLGLGLAIVKQLVEKQGGSLEAELNHGEFQLILTFGE
- a CDS encoding nuclear transport factor 2 family protein; translation: MNQHVTMPSEVQEYYNTINQYQPEAFIDLFAEEAVVRDNGKQIQGKEAIQAWGEAELFSAKVRFTINEIEESGDRIAVTAEMEGEFNRNRVPAPQLFRHDFRIRKGKISSLDVTLK